In a genomic window of Meleagris gallopavo isolate NT-WF06-2002-E0010 breed Aviagen turkey brand Nicholas breeding stock chromosome 1, Turkey_5.1, whole genome shotgun sequence:
- the LOC100542048 gene encoding histone H4 gives MSGRGKGGKGLGKGGAKRHRKVLRDNIQGITKPAIRRLARRGGVKRISGLIYEETRGVLKVFLENVIRDAVTYTEHAKRKTVTAMDVVYALKRQGRTLYGFGG, from the coding sequence ATGTCTGGCAGAGGCAAGGGTGGGAAGGGGCTCGGCAAGGGGGGCGCCAAGCGCCACCGCAAGGTGCTGCGCGACAACATCCAGGGTATCACCAAGCCGGCCATCCGCCGCCTGGCGCGGCGCGGCGGCGTCAAGCGCATCTCGGGGCTCATCTACGAGGAGACGCGCGGCGTGCTCAAGGTCTTCCTGGAGAACGTCATCCGCGACGCCGTCACCTACACCGAGCACGCCAAGAGGAAGACGGTCACGGCCATGGACGTGGTCTACGCGCTCAAGCGCCAGGGACGCACCCTCTACGGCTTCGGTGGCTGA
- the LOC100542202 gene encoding histone H2B 7, translated as MPEPAKSAPAPKKGSKKAVTKTQKKGDKKRKRARKESYSIYVYKVLKQVHPDTGISSKAMSIMNSFVNDIFERIAGEASRLAHYNKRSTITSREIQTAVRLLLPGELAKHAVSEGTKAVTKYTSSK; from the coding sequence ATGCCTGAGCCAGCAAAATCCGCTCCAGCGCCCAAGAAAGGCTCGAAGAAGGCTGTCACTAAGACCCAGAAAAAGggtgacaagaaaagaaagagagcgAGGAAAGAGAGCTACTCGATCTACGTGTACAAAGTGCTGAAGCAGGTGCACCCCGACACAGGCATCTCATCTAAAGCCATGAGTATCATGAACTCGTTCGTCAACGACATCTTCGAGCGCATCGCCGGCGAGGCGTCGCGCCTGGCGCACTACAACAAGCGCTCGACCATCACGTCGCGGGAGATCCAGACGGCCGTGCGGCTGCTGCTGCCCGGCGAGCTGGCCAAGCACGCGGTCTCGGAGGGCACCAAGGCGGTCACCAAGTACACCAGCTCCAAATAA